Part of the Streptomyces sp. NBC_01264 genome, GCGCCGAAGCCGTTGAGCGCCGCCTTCGTCTGCCAGCCCTTGGGGCGCTCGCCGTACCAGTGCAGGACCATGCCGACCTGGCAGATGGTGAAGCCGACGAAGACGCCGATGGCGAAGAGCGGGACGAGGGTGTTGGTGTCGCCGCCGGAGAAGACGAGGAGTACGGCCGAGACGAGCGCCAGCCAGACCACGCCGTGGCGGTGGACCTGACGGTCGGCCTTGAGGGCGAAGAAGTGCGGCATGTGGTTGTCGCGGGCCAGCAGGCTCATCAGCACCGGGAGGCCGCCGAAGGAGGTGTTCGCGGCGAGCGCGAGGAGCACCATGGTGGCGAACTGAACCACGTAGAAAGCCGCGTTGTGACCGAAGGAGGCGTCCGCGAGCTGAGCGAGGACGGTCACGCCCTCCACCGGCTGGAGGTGGAAGCGGCCGATGAGGATCGACAGGCTGATCAGCATCACGCCGAGCAAGGCGCCGAGGGCGACCTCGGTGCGCTGGGCCCGCCGGGCGGCCGGGGCCCGGAAGGACGGGACGGCGTTGGCGACGGCCTCGACTCCGGTCAGTGCCGAGCAGCCGGCGGCGAAGGCCTTCAGCAGCAGGAGCGCGCCGACCGTGGTGGCACCCTCACCGAGCGCGGAGGCGTGCCCGGCGGCGGAGGCGGTGCTGACCGGGCCGTCGCGGAAGAGCCCGACGGTAATCATCGCGAGGATCGAGCCGACGAAGAGCGCGGTCGGCACGAGGAAGGCCTTGGCGGAGTCGACGACCCCGCGCAGGTTCACGCCGGTGACCAGAACCAGGACGGCGAGGCAGATCCAGACCCGCTGACCGTGCAGGCCCGGGAAGGCCGAGGTCAGGGCGGCCACGCCCGCGGTGACGGAGACCGCGACGTTCAGCACGTAGTCGAGGATCAGCGAGGCCGCGGCGACCAGGCTCGTACGCCGGCCCAGATGCCGCTTGGCGACGGCGTAGGAACCGCCGCCATCGGGGAACGCGGCGATCACCTGCCGGTACGAGGCGACCAGTACGGCAAGGAGCGCGGCGATCGCCAAGGTGACGGGAAGGGTGAAACCGAGCCCGTACGCGCCGGCCGCGGCCAGTACGAGCACGATCGACTCGGGGCCGTACGCGACGGAGGCCATCGCGTCGAGCGACAGCGCGGCGAGGCCCTGCACGGCGGTCAGCTTGTGCCGGTCCCCGGCCACCGTCGCGCCGGTATCAGGGGGCTCCTCCTGGCCCGGCCCCTGAGCTGCCGCGGTCGCTTTTCCTACCTGTATGGCCATGTCGCCGTTCCCTCCGAATGAGCAAAGTGAGAACAGCGTCGAAGTCGTACGGGGCGGCCGCCAGCACTCTTGGCGTGATCCATACGGCCACCCCGCCACTCTTCACGCGATCCATATGCGACGGGGCACGGTCTTCGGTCTGCCCCCGCGGGCGCCGGAGTCGGGCTCGGCCCGGCGGTCACACGTCCCAGGTGACCGGGAGGCTCTTCACCCCGTAGATGTCCGCTGTCTCCGGGCGCAGCGCAACCTTCTCGGCCGGTACGGCCAGGCGCAGCGTCGGGAAGCGGCCCAGCAGCGCGGAGAACGCGACGCGCATCTCGACACGGGCCAGCTGCGCACCGAGGCACAGGTGGATGCCGTGCCCGAAGGCCAGGTGCCCGCCGGAGTCCCTGCCGAGGTCGAGCGTGTGGGGATCCGCGTAGCGCTCGGGGTCACGGTTGGCGGTGTTGTACGACAGGACCACCGTCGTGCCGGCCTCGATGGTCTGGCCGCCCACCTCGACGTCCTCCAATGCCGTCCTCATGAAGGACTTGGCGACGCTCAGATACCGCAGCAGCTCCTCGACGGCCTGGTCCACGAGCGCGGGATCGGCGCGCAGGGCCGCCAGTTGCTCCGGATTCTCCAGCAGCGCGAAGGCCCCGAGGGCCAGCATGTTCGCGGTGGTGTCGAATCCGGCGGCCAGCAGGATCAGGCTGATCCCCTGCAGCTCCTCATCGGTCAGGTCGCTGTCGGTGAGTTCGCTGAGCACGTCGTCGGTGGGGTTCGCGCGCTTCGCGGCCACCAGCTTCGCGAGGTAGTCCTGCGTCGCGGTGTAGGCCGCCAACAGCTCCTCGTCGCCGGTCTCCCCGTTCATGAACTTGTCGATCTGCTCCTGGAACGAGGCCCGGTCCTCGTACGGCACTCCCAGCAGCTCACAGATGATGATGGTGGGGATGGGCTTGGCGAACGCGGTCACCAGGTCCACCGCCGGCCCGGTCTCCTCCATGGCGTCCAGACAGTCGTCGGTGATCTCCTCTATGCGCTCGGTCAGCAGCCGCATCCGCCGCGCGGTGAACTTGCCCACCAGAAGCTTCCGGTAGCGCCCGTGCTGCGGCTCGTCCATGAGGAGGAACTCCCCGGGCGGCGCCGGAGGGATCTCGAAGTCGACCACGTTCAGCAGCTCCTTGCGCGAGCTGAACCGCGGGTCGGCCAGGACCGACCGGACCAGGTCGTATCCGGTGATCATCCAGCCGGGTTTCCCGCCGGGGTGGGTGTAGCGGCTGATCGAACCGTGCCTGCGGGCTTCGATCAGTTCTGCCGGCGGGTCGAAGGGACAACCGGGCTGACGCTCCGTCGGCAGCGTCGTGACCGTGTGGAGGGACTCATCCATGACCATTCCTCAGCTCGCGATAGTGCGTGTTTGACGTTTCTCGAACGCTACGTCGCATTCGAAGCGACTTCAATCCGCATGAAGGCATAACTGCAGGTGGATGGTGCCAAATTGATGCAATGACGCTGAGCTCGAACGCAACGCACTGTTGCACTGACCGGCGAACGAAAGCAATACCGGCGCGCCTTCCTGGGGCGGATGTGGTGTCCGCACCCCTGGACGGGAACGGGAAGAGCAGCCTGCAGCGAGAGGGTCAACGTCAAGCCGCCTCCCGGAGTGTCCTCGGGGGTGAGCGTGCCGCCCATCGCCTCGGCGAGACCTCGGGAGAGCGCGAGGAAGAGGGCTCCGCCTCATGGTGTGCGTCTTCCTTCCGGCCCTCCTCTGCGCACCGGGCGCCGCCGCGGCCGTCATGCACGACAGGTCCTGGACCGTGAGCAACTACTGGAGCCTCGGCGACCTGGGCGACGACCTCGCGTGCGTCACCCGCCGGCCCGACGTGCCCCTGGACCGGCAGGAACCCGGATTCCGGCGGCTGTTCACGATGAGCCACCACCGCAACGTGGCCACGGTCCCCACCGCGTCCCTGGACATCGCGGAGCAGTGCCGGACCGCCCGGGGGGGGGCCGCACTCCGCACTTCGTCTCCGTCGGCTTCCACCGCCTGTCCGACGGCAGCGGACACGCCCCCGCCTCGATCGTCGCGGAACTCGACAAAGGCCCCTGAGGAGCGGCGGCGACCGGACCGCGGGCCGCGAACCCGTCACCCGCCGGACCCTCGCCCTACGGACTGAGCTTTGCCGGGCCGGGCCACGACCTGGGTCGGCCGTTGCCCGGCCGGCCGGGCAACGGAGCCGCCCTACACCGTGCGGCCGACTCGCCGTCCTCCCAAAGGACCAACGGAGCGCGTCCCCGGAGCGCCTGCGTGCCTCCGGGGGGGCCGCCTCGTTCCATGGGACGTCTCCCCCCACCGGAACGGCTGCTCCATGACCTTCACACCGCACTCCCGGCTCACCCGCAGGGCTCTGGTATCCGCCGCGCTCGCGGTCGGAGCCGCCTCCATCCTGCCCACCGCCGCTGCCTCCCCGGCCAGGGCCTCCACCCGTCCCTGGGCATTCCAGCGCCGCGACGGCCAACCGGCGCCCGAGATCATCGGCTGCGCCGGCTGGGGCGCCCGCGAGGCGTCCGAACAAGTCGTACTGCTCGCCTCGCGGCCCGAGAAGATCATCATCCACCACACGGCCACGGCCAACGTCACGGACTACTCGCG contains:
- a CDS encoding APC family permease, with protein sequence MAIQVGKATAAAQGPGQEEPPDTGATVAGDRHKLTAVQGLAALSLDAMASVAYGPESIVLVLAAAGAYGLGFTLPVTLAIAALLAVLVASYRQVIAAFPDGGGSYAVAKRHLGRRTSLVAAASLILDYVLNVAVSVTAGVAALTSAFPGLHGQRVWICLAVLVLVTGVNLRGVVDSAKAFLVPTALFVGSILAMITVGLFRDGPVSTASAAGHASALGEGATTVGALLLLKAFAAGCSALTGVEAVANAVPSFRAPAARRAQRTEVALGALLGVMLISLSILIGRFHLQPVEGVTVLAQLADASFGHNAAFYVVQFATMVLLALAANTSFGGLPVLMSLLARDNHMPHFFALKADRQVHRHGVVWLALVSAVLLVFSGGDTNTLVPLFAIGVFVGFTICQVGMVLHWYGERPKGWQTKAALNGFGALLTGVSAMVVTATKFTEGAWLIVLALPLIVLGFEKVHRAYAEIGERLELGRVPQPPHRAHSLVVVPVSGLSRLTCQALTAARSLGDEVLAVTVTHRTEEDRQSADALRRDWELWNPGVELIELASEKRALGRPISAYVRKLARTHPDAQVTVLIPETEPAHLWQRILQNQRGSVVAHAVRRDTDAAICRLRFRLDAPQTEGTVPDAPFTES
- a CDS encoding cytochrome P450, with translation MDESLHTVTTLPTERQPGCPFDPPAELIEARRHGSISRYTHPGGKPGWMITGYDLVRSVLADPRFSSRKELLNVVDFEIPPAPPGEFLLMDEPQHGRYRKLLVGKFTARRMRLLTERIEEITDDCLDAMEETGPAVDLVTAFAKPIPTIIICELLGVPYEDRASFQEQIDKFMNGETGDEELLAAYTATQDYLAKLVAAKRANPTDDVLSELTDSDLTDEELQGISLILLAAGFDTTANMLALGAFALLENPEQLAALRADPALVDQAVEELLRYLSVAKSFMRTALEDVEVGGQTIEAGTTVVLSYNTANRDPERYADPHTLDLGRDSGGHLAFGHGIHLCLGAQLARVEMRVAFSALLGRFPTLRLAVPAEKVALRPETADIYGVKSLPVTWDV